Proteins encoded within one genomic window of Myxococcus virescens:
- a CDS encoding LVIVD repeat-containing protein, with the protein MPSMLRPSWGLLSSCVLSLSTLSACDESGPTPDAGTWLPEDAGAPDSGAPDASAEAPWDGGYTVLEERGDWIDRGRYSPCDFNQQGDPTTIRCDDLSRYDVSQCSPEALSQVAQHGIYLADMRGERLLSDGGTQIAPDFTTYQLFSDGGTDTLNGQPLLTRNTDGGSFFVVGSRTNPFNGAVTVTALAGCQVPSPGIITGCYARCTNGRFSRAGTFEAWRMPSQRGEGESSGGLRLISESPVALGDAVDVYVTKNHAYVVSIDDLGGTSNGGLTVFDVSDRAHPIFKASISLPGDSSWNGVWAKEDALYIAGNRAGVVVYDISNPAQPEYVRHLPAGQGAHTVLVDGDRLYAMSPGEVTYVHDVTSPLAPVLLQLITVPSEFSSGGAHDAFAYEGRLYVSNGFGGYSVMDVTDLDNVRHLGQYVHGFNAFAHHSAVGTFAGRTIAFEGTEFNGSHLRVLDVTDPANIVKMGEFRLSPVTSIHNLILKGHLLYIAWYHEGVRVLDVSNPTKPRQVAHYNTFRESDPGRTDNLFEGTFGIRVPGDGYVYAADSVRGLLILNEL; encoded by the coding sequence ATGCCGTCCATGTTGCGTCCGTCCTGGGGGCTGCTTTCCTCCTGCGTCCTGTCGCTGTCCACGCTCTCCGCCTGCGACGAATCCGGCCCCACTCCTGATGCAGGGACCTGGCTTCCCGAGGACGCGGGGGCGCCGGACTCCGGCGCTCCCGATGCGAGCGCGGAGGCGCCGTGGGATGGCGGCTACACCGTGCTGGAGGAACGCGGTGACTGGATTGACCGGGGCCGTTACTCGCCATGCGACTTCAATCAGCAGGGAGACCCCACCACCATCCGGTGTGATGACCTGTCGCGCTACGACGTTTCGCAGTGCTCACCGGAGGCGCTCTCCCAGGTGGCGCAGCACGGCATCTACCTGGCCGACATGCGAGGTGAGCGCCTGCTGTCTGACGGAGGGACCCAGATTGCCCCCGACTTCACCACCTACCAGCTCTTCTCCGACGGAGGGACGGACACGCTCAACGGCCAGCCGTTGCTGACGCGGAACACGGACGGCGGGAGCTTCTTCGTCGTTGGCAGCCGCACCAATCCCTTCAATGGGGCCGTCACTGTCACCGCGCTCGCCGGCTGCCAGGTGCCCTCACCCGGCATCATCACGGGCTGCTACGCCCGCTGCACCAACGGAAGGTTCAGCCGGGCCGGCACCTTCGAAGCGTGGCGCATGCCCTCACAGCGAGGGGAGGGCGAGTCCTCGGGCGGGCTGCGCCTCATCTCCGAATCCCCCGTCGCACTGGGGGATGCCGTGGACGTCTATGTCACGAAGAACCACGCCTACGTCGTCTCCATCGACGACCTCGGCGGCACCAGCAACGGCGGACTCACCGTCTTCGACGTGAGTGACAGGGCGCACCCCATCTTCAAGGCCTCCATCAGTCTGCCAGGAGACTCGAGCTGGAATGGCGTGTGGGCCAAGGAGGATGCCCTCTACATCGCCGGCAACCGCGCGGGCGTCGTCGTCTATGACATCTCCAACCCCGCGCAGCCAGAGTACGTGCGCCACCTGCCCGCGGGGCAGGGGGCGCACACCGTGCTGGTGGATGGAGACCGGCTCTATGCGATGTCACCCGGCGAGGTGACCTATGTGCACGACGTCACCTCGCCGCTGGCGCCCGTCCTGCTCCAGCTCATCACCGTGCCGTCCGAGTTCTCCTCGGGGGGCGCGCATGACGCCTTCGCGTACGAGGGCCGGCTCTACGTCAGCAATGGCTTCGGTGGTTACTCCGTCATGGATGTCACCGACCTCGACAACGTGCGGCACCTGGGCCAGTACGTGCACGGCTTCAACGCCTTTGCGCACCACAGCGCCGTGGGGACCTTCGCCGGGCGCACCATCGCCTTCGAGGGCACTGAATTCAATGGCAGCCACCTGCGCGTGCTGGACGTCACCGACCCGGCGAACATCGTCAAGATGGGGGAGTTCCGCCTCAGCCCCGTCACGTCCATCCACAACCTGATTCTGAAGGGCCACCTGCTCTACATCGCCTGGTACCACGAGGGCGTGCGCGTGCTGGATGTGTCCAACCCCACGAAGCCGCGCCAGGTGGCGCACTACAACACCTTCCGTGAGAGCGACCCCGGCCGCACGGACAACCTTTTCGAGGGCACCTTCGGCATCCGAGTGCCCGGCGACGGGTACGTGTACGCCGCCGACTCCGTGCGCGGCCTGCTCATCCTCAACGAACTCTGA
- a CDS encoding alpha/beta fold hydrolase yields the protein MPPPLRSAFPRRSCWDRRLCAGSNLFPDTGKGCALSPPPGAVPRLPPGNSSPVLNHATVSCTSLLHRPTCGTPMTSWSTLTRALVVIVVLPSLALSAPRAGATRPPGPAKRYTVEQFMETTSVLGASFSSDEKRVLYSSNETGVFNVFSVPVTGGKPTQLTRSTQDASIAAAYFPTDDRVLFTRDSGGNELAHLYVRTLDGQEKDLTPGDEHRASFFGWSQDGAAFYVLTNERDARFQDLYRYDAKTYARTLLYAGDGEHVPGALSPDEKWLALEKSRTLSDSDVYLYEFATQQRRHLTAHEGSASWKAATFDPASSALYLLTNEGSEFIRVERHVLASGKRELVEQLDWDVLSTVFSRRGTWRITRVNEDGRTTLRVHDVKAGRRVSLPGIPEGAISGVSLSRGERRMAFHVDGDRSPGNLYVYDFETKKLTRLTDTLGRALAPQHLVESERVRFKSFDGLEIPALLYKPQQATAKQRAPAIVFVHGGPGGQSAKGYSSFFQVLVHHGYVVLAVNNRGSEGYGKSFFAADDQQHGKAPLQDCVEAKKYLAALPYVDGARVGILGPSYGGYMVLAALAFHPDVFAVGVDAFGISDWLSALRELPPHKEALREALYQELGNPQTQEAMLREISPLFHAEKIRRPLLVIQGANDPRVPKGKTDALVEAVRKNGVPVDYFVLPNDGHGFSSTKSEAETSVRILSFLDQHLRQSP from the coding sequence GTGCCACCGCCGCTTCGCAGCGCCTTCCCGCGTCGGAGCTGTTGGGACCGGCGGCTGTGCGCCGGATCCAACCTCTTCCCCGACACAGGCAAGGGGTGTGCGCTGAGCCCTCCTCCTGGCGCGGTGCCACGCCTTCCACCTGGAAACTCGTCTCCCGTCCTCAATCACGCCACAGTCTCTTGCACGTCCCTGCTCCACCGCCCGACTTGTGGAACCCCCATGACCTCCTGGTCCACCCTCACGCGAGCCCTTGTCGTCATCGTGGTCCTCCCCTCACTGGCGCTGTCCGCTCCCCGCGCCGGAGCGACCCGGCCCCCAGGCCCGGCAAAGCGTTACACCGTCGAGCAGTTCATGGAGACGACCTCCGTGCTCGGTGCGTCCTTCTCCTCGGACGAGAAGCGGGTGCTGTACTCGTCGAACGAGACCGGCGTCTTCAATGTCTTCTCCGTCCCGGTGACGGGCGGAAAGCCCACGCAACTGACCCGCTCCACCCAGGACGCCTCCATCGCCGCCGCCTACTTCCCCACCGACGACCGCGTCCTCTTCACGCGAGACTCGGGAGGCAACGAACTCGCCCACCTCTACGTGCGCACGCTGGACGGCCAGGAGAAAGACCTCACTCCGGGCGACGAGCACCGCGCGTCCTTCTTCGGCTGGAGCCAGGACGGCGCCGCCTTCTACGTCCTCACCAACGAGCGCGACGCACGCTTCCAGGACCTCTACCGCTACGACGCCAAGACGTATGCCCGCACCCTGCTCTACGCGGGCGATGGCGAGCATGTGCCCGGCGCCCTCTCCCCGGACGAGAAGTGGCTGGCCCTGGAGAAGTCACGGACGCTGTCCGACAGCGACGTCTACCTCTACGAGTTCGCCACCCAGCAGCGTCGGCACCTCACCGCGCACGAGGGCTCGGCCAGTTGGAAGGCCGCGACCTTCGACCCGGCGTCCTCCGCGCTGTACCTGCTCACCAACGAGGGCTCCGAGTTCATTCGCGTGGAGCGCCACGTGCTCGCCTCCGGGAAGCGCGAGTTGGTGGAGCAGTTGGATTGGGACGTGCTCTCCACGGTGTTCTCGCGACGTGGCACGTGGCGCATCACCCGCGTCAACGAGGACGGCCGCACCACGCTTCGAGTCCACGACGTGAAGGCCGGCAGGCGCGTGTCCCTGCCAGGGATTCCAGAGGGGGCGATCTCCGGTGTGAGCCTGTCCCGCGGTGAGAGGCGCATGGCCTTCCACGTCGACGGAGACCGCTCGCCCGGCAACCTGTACGTCTATGACTTCGAGACGAAGAAGCTCACCCGGCTGACGGACACGCTGGGCCGGGCGCTGGCCCCCCAGCACCTGGTGGAGTCGGAGCGGGTGCGCTTCAAGTCCTTCGACGGGTTGGAGATTCCGGCGCTGCTCTACAAGCCCCAGCAGGCCACCGCGAAGCAGCGCGCCCCCGCAATCGTCTTCGTCCATGGGGGACCGGGAGGACAGTCCGCCAAGGGCTACAGCAGCTTCTTCCAGGTCCTCGTCCACCACGGCTACGTGGTGCTCGCCGTCAACAACCGGGGCAGCGAGGGCTACGGCAAGTCGTTCTTCGCGGCGGATGACCAGCAGCACGGCAAGGCGCCGCTCCAGGATTGCGTCGAGGCGAAGAAGTACCTGGCCGCCCTCCCCTACGTGGACGGTGCGCGCGTGGGCATCCTGGGCCCCAGCTACGGCGGATACATGGTGCTCGCGGCGCTGGCGTTCCATCCCGACGTCTTCGCCGTGGGCGTGGATGCGTTCGGCATCTCCGACTGGCTGAGCGCTCTGCGCGAGCTGCCGCCCCACAAGGAGGCCCTGCGCGAGGCGCTCTACCAGGAACTGGGCAACCCCCAGACGCAGGAGGCGATGCTTCGAGAAATCTCCCCGCTGTTCCACGCGGAGAAGATTCGCAGGCCCCTGCTCGTCATCCAGGGCGCCAACGACCCGCGCGTGCCCAAGGGCAAGACAGACGCGCTCGTCGAAGCCGTCCGGAAGAACGGCGTGCCCGTCGACTACTTCGTCCTCCCCAACGACGGCCATGGCTTCAGCAGCACGAAGAGCGAAGCGGAGACCTCCGTGAGAATCCTCTCCTTCCTGGACCAGCACCTCCGACAGAGCCCCTGA